The following is a genomic window from Paenibacillus sp. FSL R5-0766.
TCCGCTTCTTTTTTCAGCTCAACCACGATTCGCAGACCTTCACGTCCACTCTCATCACGCACTTCAGCAATACCTTCAACCTTCTTCTCAAGTCGGATGTTCTCCATCGCTGTAACGAGACGAGACTTCACGACCTGATAAGGGATCTCGGTAATGACGATCTGCTGTTTGCCACCGCGCATGTTTTCAATCTCGGTTTTGGACCGGATATAGATCCGTCCCTTACCTGTGCGATAGGCATCCAGAATGCCGTCACCGCCCATAATCAATCCGCCTGTTGGAAAGTCAGGACCCTTCATAAACATCATGATCTCGTCCAGCTCAATCGACGGTTTCTCCATCACAGCGATTGAAGCATCAATGACTTCACGCAAATTGTGTGGAGGGATCTCCGTTGCAAATCCGGAGGAAATACCGCTGACACCATTAACCAGCAAGTTCGGATAACGGGATGGCAATACAACCGGTTCTTTGGCCGTATTATCAAAATTATCCTTAAACAGAACCGTCCGTTTCTCGATATCGCGAAGCATCTCCATCGCGATGGGCGACAAACGGGCCTCCGTATACCGCATTGCCGCTGCCGGGTCATCATCCTGTGATCCCCAGTTACCATGACCGTCCACGAGCATATGGCCCATTTTCCATGGCTGAGCCATCCGCACCATGCCCTCATAGATGGATGAGTCACCATGTGGATGATAATTACCCATTACGTCCCCAACGGTTTTGGCAGACTTGCGGTAAGTCTTGTCAGGCGTATTACCTGAATCGTACATGGCGTACAGAATACGCCGTTGTACTGGCTTCAACCCATCCCGGACATCCGGAATGGCTCGATCCTGAATAATATATTTGGAGTAGCGACCGAAACGGTCCCCAACGACCTCTTCGAGAAAGGCCGGCATAAATTGTTCTGATGGACTCATTCCAAGCACCTTCTATTCTTCGTACTCTGTAAAGTCGACGTTCTCTACAATCCAGCGTTTACGCGGATCAACCTTATCACCCATGAGCGTAGATACACGACGTTCTGCTTTTGCTGCATCAACAATCTGTACCTTCAGCATCGCGCGAGTTTCCGGATTCATTGTGGTCTCCCACAGTTGATCCGGGTTCATTTCACCTAGTCCTTTATAACGTTGAAGCTCAACATTATTACCGAATTCCTTCATATAATTAGCCAGCTCTTCATCCGTCCATGCATATCGAACTGTCGCAAGCTTACCAGACTTACGAGTAAGTTTGTATAATGGCGGCTGAGCAATATATACTTTGCCTGCATCAATTAAAGGCTTCATATAACGATAAAAGAAGGTCAACAGCAGCACCTGAATATGTGCACCATCGGTATCAGCATCGGTCATAATGATAATTTTGGAATAATTGCTGTCTTCAACTGCAAATTCGGTTCCAATGCCCGCCCCGATCGCCGCTGTAATAGCGCGGTATTCTTCATTTTTGAGAATATCAGCCAGCTTCGATTTTTCCGGATTGAGCGGTTTTCCCTTGAGCGGCAGAATAGCCTGAATCTTCGAGTCACGTCCCTGTTTGGCAGAACCACCTGCGGAATCCCCTTCAACAATAAACAACTCATTTCGGGTAAAATCCTTTGATTGCGCCGGCGTTAGTTTGCCGTTCAGGTTGGAACTCTCACTGCGTTTCTTGCCTGTACGCATATCATCACGTGCTTTGCGAGCTGCTTCTCTGGCTCTGGAGGCTTGAACCGCTTTGCGAATTAACGTTTGAGCTACCTGCGGGTTTTCTTCCAGAAACCTTTGAATATTTTCGGACACGACCGAATCCACTGCACTTCGAGCGGAAGCGCTGCCGAGCTGATCCTTGGTCTGACCTACGAACTCAACATCTGACATTTTGACACTGATGACGGCCATCATACCTTCACGCAGGTCATTACCTTCGAGATTTTTATCTTTTTCCTTGATCATGCTGGTACGCCGCGCGTAATCATTCATTACACGGGTATACGCAGCCCTGAATCCGGTCTCATGAGTACCGCCGCCCCGAGTAGGGATTGAGTTCACGAACGAAGCCAGTGTTTCCGTATAACCCGCGTTATACTGGATTGCCACTTCGACTTCAATGTCATCCTTCTCCGCATAGAAGTGAATAACATCATGCAACACATCTTTATTTTCGTTAAGAAAAGCAACAAACTGGCTTGCTCCGCCTTCATACATGTATTCATCCTGATTGCCCGAACGTTCATCCTTGAGCACAATTCTCAGACCCGAATTCAGAAAAGCAATCTCCTGAAGACGTTCTGCCAATGTATCATAATTGAATTGAATGCCGCTCTGGAACACCCGAATATCCGGTTTAAATGTAACTTTTGTTCCTGTCCGATTGGTATTGCCCATCACTTCGAGACCGGAGACCGGTTCACCGACATGTTCAATCCCTTTTTTGTCCTTCCAATACTCGAATCGCTGACGATGAATCTTGCCATCACGGAAAATCTCGACTTCAAGCCACTCAGACAATGCGTTTGTAACTGACGCACCTACACCGTGCAAACCGCCTGATTTTTTGTATCCTGATCCACCGAACTTTCCGCCTGCGTGCAAAATCGTAAACACGACCTGGGGAGTAGGAATCCCTGTTTTATGTATACCTGTCGGAATTCCCCTTCCGTTATCCTGAACCGTAATAGAACCGTCCTTATGCAGCGTGATATCGATTTTGGAGCAGAATTTGGCGAGATGTTCGTCGACAGCGTTGTCGACAATTTCCCATACCAAATGATGTAAACCTGAAGTGCTGGTGCTGCCGATGTACATCCCCGGCCGTTTCCGTACCGCTACCAACCCTTCAAGTACTTGAATGTCGTCCGCGTCGTAGCCTGAAGACCCCTGTCCTCCGCCTGTCGAACCTGCCGACATATCGATTTGCTCGACCATTCATGCTCCCCCTTCTTAACTTGCAACTAAAAAAATGCCTAAAATGCAAACAGATGTTTTCTTATCCTTGTCCATTTTAATTCAAGATATCCCGTTTCGTAAAGACAAGGAATGACACAATGAGTGAAGCAATGCCCCAAACACTAAGCACAATAAGGGAAAAACCTAAATTCATACCCTCGATTGGAGGTAATCCGCCAGACAAATAATTCGGAAGTTCGAGGTTAACCATGAACAGATACTTCGCTGTCTGCCAAGATGCTGCCATACTTGTCAAGATTGTTCCTGCAATCAGCGCGGCCATCATGATAACGATACTTGCAGCAGTACTGCGCACAAGCACGGATACCATAAATGCAAGCATAGCCACAATTACACTCACAAACCAGATCAGCCCTGCCTGCATAAGCATATACAGCCACTGGTCTACAGCATGCACTGCCGACATATCGACATCTGTTCCCACAACTTTGAATCCTGTGAAGATGGGCATGTTGAAGCCTTTATAACCAAAGACCGCACCCGATATGACATAACATATAATGTAGGCTGATACCACTATGATTGAAACAAACATAATCAGCGTAATTAATTTACTCAGAAGCACTTTCCAGCGTCTAACCGGACGCGTTAAAAGCATTTTAATCGTACCTGTCGTACGTTCACCGGAAACAAGATCTGAAGCAATAGCCATGATTAACAGTGGAATAAACAATCCAACTGCGTTGTTCATGAACTCCCGCGTAAAGGTAACACCGCCCGGTTCTTTGGGATTGATGTCATTTTCAAGATAATACTGCATCTGCTGGATATATACTGTTCTATATTTTTTGTACTCTTCAGGCACCCGATCGCTACCAAGCGAGTTTTGATTGTCTGTGATGGCCTGTTGCAGTTCAAGACGCCAATCGCCGCCAAACTTGTCACGATTATTCTCCGCAGATTTCATCTGGGCATACGTAAACATCGGTACGAGGACCGCAAGTACAATAAATATAATATAAAGCCGTTTTTTCTTCACCATCTTAATCGTTTCATTGCGAATCAGCGGCATGATATTACTCAATGGATTCACCTTCTGTCATTTTTAAAAATAGTTGTTCAAGCGTAGGCTGAATCCGCTGTACCCCTTCAACCTGAATACCTGCTTGAACCATCTGCTGCACCAGATCAGGAATTCGATCTTCATGCATCTCGGCAACCACAGCGTTAGGACCAAGGCCCGCCACAATGGTATCATCCATCACATCCGCAGGTCTACCTACCAGAGTAATGCCTGCATCCAGCAACATCTTTTTGCCTTGCTCCAGTGGTGAAATGTGCCATATGGCCAACTTGGAATGATCTTCAATCAGTTCGCTTACACCTCCAACGGCAAGCACACGCCCAGCACTGATAATGGCTACTCTGTCACAGAGAAGCTGAATCTCACTTAACAAGTGACTGCTGACAAATACAGCCATACCTTCACTGGCAAGTTGCTTAATAAAGACACGAAGTTCCTTAATGCCTTTTGGATCAAGGCCATTTGTCGGTTCATCCAGAATGAGCAGACGCGGTCGCCCAAGCAGCGCTTGTGCAATACCAAGCCGTTGACGCATACCCAATGAGTATGTTCTAACTTTATCGTGAATCCGCTGATCCAGACGCACAATATCTACAACTTCCTGAATGCGCTCGTTGTCCACACCTGGTTGCATGCGGGCAAAATGCTCCAGGTTCTCCCACCCTGTCAGATATGTATATACCTCCGGATTTTCAACAATGGAGCCTACATACTTCAAAGCACGCTCAGGGTCCCGATTCACATCATAACCACAGACTTTAATTTTCCCTTCTGTTGGTTTGATCAGATCCACCAGCATCCGTATCGTTGTTGTTTTTCCGGCACCGTTGGGACCGAGAAATCCAAAAATTTCACCCGGTTTCACGTCAAATGTAACGTCCTTAATGATCCACTTGCGTCCAATCCGCTTCTTCAGATGCTGTACAGACAAGACGGAATCATACTGCTGCTCTGCCATTTAATTTCCGCTCCCTTCTGCCGATGTATCTGCCTGGAATTCCTGTGCAATCCGAACTGCAATTTGCTCATAACCTTGTCCGTTGGGATGGAAATGATCTGACGAGAGATACTCCCCCAGATGATTTTCAAATAAATCGAATGTAGGGACCAGTGTCATCTTGTCCTCATTGTTCAAAATAGCCAGCGCAGCATCGTTCCATGCAGCAACCACTGCATTACCCGGCTTCTCGAGTTCCTTCACATCTCCAAATGGATTGTACAGCCCTATGTACGCAATCTGTGCATCGGGATTAATTTCTTTGACTTTCTTCAATATCTCTTGAAGGCGCTTCGACGTTTCCGGCAAAGCCGCTGCCAGCTGCTCTGCTGTTGGCGCATCTTCCCCCTGTAGAACTTGTCCTCCCTGGAACAAATCATTTGCACCGATCGAGAGCAAAATAAAATTGGACTGCTGCAGAACGTAACGTACACCTTGCTCATCGAGTTTTTCCAATAAAGCATCTGTTCTCAAACCGTTTACACCCAGATTATTAAGAACCTGAACGTCATATCCTTTATCTTTAAGCAGGTTGCCTGCACGTCTCACAAAACCGAGTCCTTCATCATCCCCCGTGCCTCTTGCCAGGGAATCACCGATGACGGCCATCCGAATCTTGCCATCGTCCACGACAGCCGTTTGCCCATCGTTATTCTTAGGTGGTACGGTTGTCTCCTGTCCTGTAGTCAATGCGGAATCTCCCTCGGGAAAAATCACGTCTTTTATGGCGTATCCAAATCCAAATAACAACAACAAAGTTGCCAAGATGGATACTGTACTAACAGTTCTCCAGATCCATGGTGCTGAATCAAGGCTTTTTTTCTTTTTCATCATCACATCTCCGCTCATGTACACCAGTCCGGGTGCTTTATCATTTATAATGACTTTACATTAAGGCGTGTCTGAAAATCCGCTTACTTCGGAGTTTTCAGACACGCCCTAATGATGCTATTCCTAAATAACATAAATGTTCTGTCGTTAATTTGCAAATTTTGGCGCTATATTCGCAGAATTCATTTTCCTTATGTCATTTTACGGAAAAAAGGTTATACCATACACAGATTTAAACTGTGTACTGGCATAACCTTTTGGAAAAGAAATTCATACTTTCTTCATTATAAATCGATTACTTACCGATAAACTCTTGTGCCCAGTATCCGTTGTAGAAACCTACACCGATATGCGTAAAGTTTTTGCTCAAAATATTGGCACGGTGACCTTCACTATTCATCCAAGCTGTAACCACTTCCTGAGGTGTTTTTTGTCCTTTGGCAATGTTCTCACCTGCATAGCTGTAAGTTACTCCGAATTGTTTCATCATATCAAACGGAGAACCATACGTAGGTGACTGGTGATCAAAATAGTTGTTGTTGCTCATATCTTTTACTTTGGCAACAGCCACTTTGTCCAGAAGTGCATCTGAAGTCAG
Proteins encoded in this region:
- the parE gene encoding DNA topoisomerase IV subunit B, whose translation is MVEQIDMSAGSTGGGQGSSGYDADDIQVLEGLVAVRKRPGMYIGSTSTSGLHHLVWEIVDNAVDEHLAKFCSKIDITLHKDGSITVQDNGRGIPTGIHKTGIPTPQVVFTILHAGGKFGGSGYKKSGGLHGVGASVTNALSEWLEVEIFRDGKIHRQRFEYWKDKKGIEHVGEPVSGLEVMGNTNRTGTKVTFKPDIRVFQSGIQFNYDTLAERLQEIAFLNSGLRIVLKDERSGNQDEYMYEGGASQFVAFLNENKDVLHDVIHFYAEKDDIEVEVAIQYNAGYTETLASFVNSIPTRGGGTHETGFRAAYTRVMNDYARRTSMIKEKDKNLEGNDLREGMMAVISVKMSDVEFVGQTKDQLGSASARSAVDSVVSENIQRFLEENPQVAQTLIRKAVQASRAREAARKARDDMRTGKKRSESSNLNGKLTPAQSKDFTRNELFIVEGDSAGGSAKQGRDSKIQAILPLKGKPLNPEKSKLADILKNEEYRAITAAIGAGIGTEFAVEDSNYSKIIIMTDADTDGAHIQVLLLTFFYRYMKPLIDAGKVYIAQPPLYKLTRKSGKLATVRYAWTDEELANYMKEFGNNVELQRYKGLGEMNPDQLWETTMNPETRAMLKVQIVDAAKAERRVSTLMGDKVDPRKRWIVENVDFTEYEE
- a CDS encoding ABC transporter permease, which gives rise to MSNIMPLIRNETIKMVKKKRLYIIFIVLAVLVPMFTYAQMKSAENNRDKFGGDWRLELQQAITDNQNSLGSDRVPEEYKKYRTVYIQQMQYYLENDINPKEPGGVTFTREFMNNAVGLFIPLLIMAIASDLVSGERTTGTIKMLLTRPVRRWKVLLSKLITLIMFVSIIVVSAYIICYVISGAVFGYKGFNMPIFTGFKVVGTDVDMSAVHAVDQWLYMLMQAGLIWFVSVIVAMLAFMVSVLVRSTAASIVIMMAALIAGTILTSMAASWQTAKYLFMVNLELPNYLSGGLPPIEGMNLGFSLIVLSVWGIASLIVSFLVFTKRDILN
- a CDS encoding ABC transporter ATP-binding protein — translated: MAEQQYDSVLSVQHLKKRIGRKWIIKDVTFDVKPGEIFGFLGPNGAGKTTTIRMLVDLIKPTEGKIKVCGYDVNRDPERALKYVGSIVENPEVYTYLTGWENLEHFARMQPGVDNERIQEVVDIVRLDQRIHDKVRTYSLGMRQRLGIAQALLGRPRLLILDEPTNGLDPKGIKELRVFIKQLASEGMAVFVSSHLLSEIQLLCDRVAIISAGRVLAVGGVSELIEDHSKLAIWHISPLEQGKKMLLDAGITLVGRPADVMDDTIVAGLGPNAVVAEMHEDRIPDLVQQMVQAGIQVEGVQRIQPTLEQLFLKMTEGESIE
- a CDS encoding GDSL-type esterase/lipase family protein; amino-acid sequence: MMKKKKSLDSAPWIWRTVSTVSILATLLLLFGFGYAIKDVIFPEGDSALTTGQETTVPPKNNDGQTAVVDDGKIRMAVIGDSLARGTGDDEGLGFVRRAGNLLKDKGYDVQVLNNLGVNGLRTDALLEKLDEQGVRYVLQQSNFILLSIGANDLFQGGQVLQGEDAPTAEQLAAALPETSKRLQEILKKVKEINPDAQIAYIGLYNPFGDVKELEKPGNAVVAAWNDAALAILNNEDKMTLVPTFDLFENHLGEYLSSDHFHPNGQGYEQIAVRIAQEFQADTSAEGSGN